The Deltaproteobacteria bacterium region AAGCCGTAATTACAGCCCCAGGGCGCAAGAACAATAGGATTTTTATCTTTATCGAGACCAATTTCGCGGTTAACTTTTTTCGTGTAGTCATCGATTTCGAGATACCACCAGTTGACGTGCCGGTATAGATCGTCAAAGTCGGGATTCTCCGTCTGCATGACGCTGCCCGGTTCTGATTCAGGATTTTCAGGTTTGTAGAGTTCGAGTTTTTCTTTGTAGATGATGTATTTCATAATATTAAAAGGACAAATTAAATGATTATTTATCCCCTCATTATTAAGGCGCACCCACAGGGCATAAAGGGACTAAGGGGTGGTCAAGGTTGAAGAAGTTTAAATCCTGTTTCAGGATCGGGGATTCTGGCAGCACTACAGTGGAGAAGTTCCCTTATTACCACTTCCATTACCTGCCATACTTTAACACCGGTACGAACGCAGCCTGTAATGGCCTTGTCTTTTCGTCCGCAGGCAATATGCATGTGGAGAACAGGTTTGCCTTCGTCATCGGGGAAGAGGGTGCCTGTTCCTGAAATTTCATAGACGTCATCCAGTTCGAGCGTCATGGGAGTAACGGGAGACTGACGTCCATCGACGGGGCCAACGGTAAGAACACTGCCTTTATCTGCACCGCCAAGGGCAATAACCGTTGCTGCGTTGATCGATTTTTCTGCGGCAAATCGCTCTATAGATTGGTGAAGAATCTCTCCGTCAAAAAGACGAATAACAAAGATACGCCCTTCCTTTGCTTCAGAATATTTCATAATTGGAAGGGTAAATGAAGTAGAAAATAAAGTCAAGTGGCGAGGGATCAACTAAGGTCAGCAAATAATCAAAGCTGTTTGTTTTGTCAAAGTTAAGGATAAAAAAATCTTTCAATTCTTTTCTTTTCATGATTTTAATGGTAAATATAATTAACTTTAAATCAGGGGGATGCTATGAAGAAATTATCGTTATTTTTATTTGGACTGATATTACTTTTGCCTCACACCGTCTTTTCGGAAATAAGGGGAGAGGAACTTGCTTATAGTGAGGGAGGCACTTCATTTAAGGGCTACATTGCCTATGATGATGGAATTAAAGAAAAGAGACCGGGCATACTTGTCGTTCATGAATGGTGGGGGCACAATGAATATGCCAGAAAAAGGGCCCGCATGCTGGCAGAGAAAGGTTACGTGGCTCTTGCTGTAGATATGTATGGCGATGGCAAGAAAGCGGAACACCCTGATGATGCAGGAGCCTTTGCCGGTGAGGTTATGAAGAATATGGAATCGGCAAAGAGAAGGTTTGAAGCAGCCCTTGATACCTTGAAAAAACATAAAATGACCGATAGCGGGAATATGGCTGCCATCGGCTATTGTTTTGGCGGTGGCGTCGTATTGAATATGGCCCGCATGGGCGTCGATCTAAAGGGTGTTGTCTCATTTCATGGAAGTCTCGGTGCAGCAGTGGAATCGAAACCGGGCACGATAAAGGCAAAAGTTCTCGTTTGTAACGGCAAGGAAGATGCTATGGTTTCACCGGAACAGATTGAAGCCTTCAAAAAAGAGATGAAAAAAGCCGGAGCAGATTACCACTTTAAGAATTATGAAGGCGCCAAACATAGTTTTACTAATCCCGATGCTGATAAGTTTGCTAAAAAATTTGATTTACCGCTGGCTTATAATAAAAAAGCTGATCGACAATCCTGGAACGATATGCAGCGTTTTTTAAGTGATATTTTTAGCAAATAGGATTTGCCTCTTTTTTCTGGTGAAATGTTGTGTAATGTTATATTTTTATAGTGCAGACTTTTTTATCTTCTTGGGGAGGGCTTTAAATGGATACTTTTAGTGATTGGGCTAAGCCGGAACTCATATGGTTCATTATAGGGCTCATTCTTCTACTTATGGAACTGGCCTTGCCGGGGCTTGTCATGTTCTTTTTTGGCGTAGGTGCCTGGATAGTTTCTCTAGTTTGTTTTGCTGCAGATATTTCTCTAAATGTTCAACTCATCACATTCCTTGTTTCTTCACTTCTTCTTCTTGCCATGTTAAGAAGCCAGTTGAAATCTCTTTTTTATGGTTATGGCTCTCAAAAGGAGGATATGTCTCACGATATGGATGAACTTATTGGTGAAACAGCCCGGGTAATCAAGGAGATAGGCCCTGGCATTAAAGGGAGGGTTGAACTTCATGGCACCGGTTGGGATGCTAAGGCAGATGAAAAAATTGTTCAAGGCGCCATGGTTAAGGTTGTCGATAAAGAAAGTATCACACTAAAAGTTAAAAAGATTTAGGGAGGCATAAAATGAATGTTACACCATTAACGGTTATCCTCATTGGAGTTATTATATTTGCACTTGTCATTTTTATTAAAACCATCAGGATTGTTCCCCAAAAACAGGCCTTTATCGTCGAGAGACTCGGCAAGTACAAGGCGACGCTGGAAGCCGGCTTTCACATCCTTATTCCTTTTCTCGACAAAATAAACTACAGACACAGTCTAAAAGAGCAGGCCCTCGATGTTTTGCCACAGGTCTGCATTACCAGGGATAATATTTCTGTTGAGGTTGACGGTATTCTCTATATACAGGTCATCGATGCTAAAAAGGCCTCTTATGGAATAAATAATTACCAATTTGCCGCATCACAACTTGCTCAAACGACGATGAGAAGTGTTATAGGAAAACTGGAACTCGATAAGACCTTTGAAGAGAGGGAAACCATTAAC contains the following coding sequences:
- a CDS encoding dienelactone hydrolase family protein translates to MKKLSLFLFGLILLLPHTVFSEIRGEELAYSEGGTSFKGYIAYDDGIKEKRPGILVVHEWWGHNEYARKRARMLAEKGYVALAVDMYGDGKKAEHPDDAGAFAGEVMKNMESAKRRFEAALDTLKKHKMTDSGNMAAIGYCFGGGVVLNMARMGVDLKGVVSFHGSLGAAVESKPGTIKAKVLVCNGKEDAMVSPEQIEAFKKEMKKAGADYHFKNYEGAKHSFTNPDADKFAKKFDLPLAYNKKADRQSWNDMQRFLSDIFSK
- a CDS encoding DNA-binding protein translates to MKYSEAKEGRIFVIRLFDGEILHQSIERFAAEKSINAATVIALGGADKGSVLTVGPVDGRQSPVTPMTLELDDVYEISGTGTLFPDDEGKPVLHMHIACGRKDKAITGCVRTGVKVWQVMEVVIRELLHCSAARIPDPETGFKLLQP
- a CDS encoding NfeD family protein translates to MDTFSDWAKPELIWFIIGLILLLMELALPGLVMFFFGVGAWIVSLVCFAADISLNVQLITFLVSSLLLLAMLRSQLKSLFYGYGSQKEDMSHDMDELIGETARVIKEIGPGIKGRVELHGTGWDAKADEKIVQGAMVKVVDKESITLKVKKI